A DNA window from Maribellus comscasis contains the following coding sequences:
- a CDS encoding GNAT family N-acetyltransferase, with amino-acid sequence MKLETNRLQLLEISWDDLEKIHELHSIPEVDEFNTLGIPENIEVTRKIISADIENQLKEIRSRFCWKVVIKENSAFAGLAGMTLSNDRFKMGEFYYKLFPKFWGYGYATEITRELICFGFSEYKLHRIEAGVATKNLASIRVLEKAGMTREGIRRKILPIRGEWIDNFHYSILEEEMK; translated from the coding sequence ATGAAACTTGAAACTAACCGCCTGCAGCTTCTTGAAATTTCATGGGATGATTTAGAAAAAATTCATGAATTACATTCAATTCCTGAAGTAGACGAGTTTAACACCCTTGGTATTCCGGAAAATATTGAAGTAACCCGAAAAATTATTTCGGCAGATATTGAAAATCAATTAAAAGAAATCCGTTCCCGATTTTGCTGGAAAGTTGTTATTAAGGAGAATTCTGCCTTTGCCGGATTGGCTGGAATGACACTCTCAAATGACCGTTTTAAAATGGGTGAGTTTTATTACAAACTTTTTCCAAAATTTTGGGGTTATGGATATGCAACAGAAATCACCAGAGAATTAATATGTTTTGGGTTCTCGGAATATAAATTGCACCGGATAGAAGCCGGTGTCGCTACAAAAAATTTAGCTTCGATAAGAGTTTTGGAAAAAGCTGGTATGACGCGGGAAGGCATTCGAAGAAAAATATTACCCATCAGAGGTGAATGGATAGACAATTTCCATTATTCCATCCTTGAGGAAGAGATGAAATAA
- a CDS encoding WD40/YVTN/BNR-like repeat-containing protein: MTNKRTARLNLFLLFFVSVVFCNYSAFSQKVVEKTSAKQRVESYEKYKELAENSVFKNLPWQYIGPTNVSGRMTDVEVVTPKGENYTIYVAGASGGIWKTENEGITWTPVFEHGMSTAFGDLALDPQNQNVIWAGTGEANIFRSSNAGAGIYRSKDAGKSWKHLGLTNTNTIARILIHPENSDVVYVAAGGNEWTNDKERGIYKTEDGGKSWNKILYVDEKTGAYDLIVHPENPEIMYATTWQRIRKKWNDPRNEDDYTGSNIFKTSDGGKNWEKINSGLPEAKFRGRIGIDLCKSSPNTLYAFIDNYERLPKNETEEDQSDAYGRPSSGRIKGATVYRSDNGGEDWHQVSEQNAYMEGLSGTYGWVFGQMRVDPVNPDKIFVLGLYLNVSEDGGKTFRTLDGMHMDHHGLWIDPENTDYIVNVNDGGVAISYDGENFRTFYDNLPLVQFFNINVDMDEPFHVYGSVQDHGSYRGVVDLSRGRNNIQPVEFESAPGGEGSNHFIDPNNPDKVYSAGFYGTISKTNMKTGESKNIMPPTPDGVDKLRGQWLAPFILSPHNPGIIYHGTQFVHRSMNEGETWERISPDLTYNDADKKGDIPYQTIFTISESPLKFGLIYAGTDDGRVWVTQNSGTEWQEINKKLPFRKWVSQMEASRFAEGRVYMSQNGKRDDDFAAYIWKSEDYGQSWEDITGNIPCGPVNVIREDPVNENILYVGTDYGVYISLNHGESWSSLPGNLPTTYVHDLVIHPREDYAVIGTHGRGAWAMDIRFIREVAEIDPQTAGKILTIEDCRLPVRPGRWFRRTARDLYASFYLRNGGKYSVEIVRENGSVEKSFDFNADKGLNFFSWDLMLNKDEMIEQGKYKLKITGSDFSGEKEFSITQAQWRR; this comes from the coding sequence ATGACAAATAAGAGAACAGCAAGATTAAATTTGTTTTTATTATTTTTTGTAAGTGTTGTTTTTTGTAACTATTCAGCCTTTTCTCAAAAGGTGGTTGAAAAAACATCAGCTAAACAGCGAGTGGAGTCGTATGAGAAATACAAAGAATTAGCAGAAAATTCGGTTTTTAAAAATTTACCCTGGCAGTATATCGGGCCCACAAATGTAAGTGGGAGAATGACTGATGTTGAAGTAGTAACTCCCAAGGGAGAAAATTATACGATATATGTGGCTGGTGCCTCGGGAGGAATTTGGAAAACTGAAAATGAGGGGATTACCTGGACACCGGTTTTTGAACACGGAATGTCGACAGCTTTTGGTGATTTGGCACTCGATCCGCAAAATCAAAATGTAATCTGGGCAGGAACAGGCGAAGCAAATATTTTTCGCAGCTCAAATGCAGGGGCCGGAATCTATCGATCAAAAGATGCAGGAAAAAGCTGGAAACACCTCGGACTGACAAATACAAATACAATAGCACGAATTTTGATTCATCCTGAAAATTCGGACGTAGTTTACGTAGCCGCCGGTGGAAATGAATGGACAAACGACAAAGAAAGAGGTATTTATAAGACAGAAGATGGAGGTAAAAGTTGGAATAAGATTCTTTATGTTGATGAAAAAACCGGTGCGTATGATTTGATAGTACATCCGGAAAATCCGGAAATAATGTATGCCACAACATGGCAAAGAATTCGAAAAAAATGGAATGATCCAAGAAATGAAGACGACTACACCGGAAGTAACATTTTTAAAACTTCTGATGGCGGAAAGAACTGGGAAAAAATAAACAGTGGACTTCCTGAAGCAAAATTTCGCGGTCGAATTGGAATTGATTTGTGTAAAAGTTCTCCCAATACTTTGTACGCATTCATTGACAATTATGAAAGATTACCAAAGAATGAAACAGAAGAAGATCAGTCTGATGCTTACGGACGCCCGAGTAGCGGAAGAATAAAAGGAGCTACAGTTTACCGTTCGGATAACGGAGGTGAAGACTGGCATCAGGTAAGTGAGCAAAACGCATATATGGAAGGGCTTTCCGGAACTTATGGATGGGTTTTTGGACAAATGCGTGTTGACCCGGTAAATCCGGATAAGATTTTTGTTTTGGGCTTGTATCTGAATGTTTCGGAAGACGGAGGAAAAACTTTTCGAACCCTTGATGGAATGCATATGGACCACCACGGTTTGTGGATTGACCCGGAAAATACAGATTATATAGTGAATGTAAACGACGGAGGAGTTGCAATTTCATATGACGGAGAAAATTTCAGGACATTTTACGACAACCTTCCACTAGTGCAATTTTTTAATATTAATGTTGATATGGATGAACCGTTTCATGTGTACGGCTCCGTGCAGGATCATGGAAGTTATCGGGGAGTGGTTGATTTAAGCCGCGGAAGAAACAATATTCAACCCGTTGAGTTTGAAAGCGCACCCGGAGGAGAAGGTAGTAACCATTTTATCGATCCGAATAACCCGGATAAAGTATACTCGGCAGGATTTTACGGGACCATTTCAAAAACCAATATGAAAACCGGCGAAAGCAAAAATATAATGCCGCCAACACCCGACGGAGTCGACAAATTACGAGGTCAGTGGCTGGCTCCGTTTATTTTATCGCCACACAATCCGGGAATCATTTATCACGGGACTCAATTTGTCCACCGTTCGATGAACGAGGGAGAAACATGGGAGAGAATCAGTCCGGATTTAACTTATAACGACGCTGATAAAAAAGGAGATATTCCATATCAGACTATTTTTACCATTTCAGAATCGCCTTTAAAATTTGGATTAATTTATGCCGGAACAGACGACGGGCGTGTATGGGTAACCCAAAACAGCGGAACCGAGTGGCAGGAAATAAATAAAAAATTGCCTTTCAGAAAATGGGTTTCGCAAATGGAAGCATCTCGTTTTGCTGAAGGCCGTGTTTACATGAGCCAGAATGGAAAACGTGATGATGATTTTGCGGCATACATTTGGAAATCGGAAGATTACGGCCAGAGTTGGGAAGATATTACGGGCAATATTCCTTGTGGGCCGGTGAATGTGATTCGTGAAGACCCTGTGAATGAGAATATTCTTTATGTGGGAACTGATTATGGTGTGTATATATCGTTAAACCATGGTGAAAGCTGGAGTAGTTTGCCGGGAAATTTACCAACCACTTATGTTCATGATTTGGTCATTCATCCACGTGAAGATTATGCAGTAATTGGAACACACGGGCGCGGTGCCTGGGCGATGGACATTCGTTTTATTCGTGAAGTTGCCGAAATCGATCCGCAAACAGCCGGGAAAATATTAACGATTGAAGATTGTCGTTTGCCGGTTCGGCCGGGTAGGTGGTTTCGCAGAACAGCTAGGGATTTGTATGCCTCGTTTTATTTGAGAAATGGAGGAAAATATTCAGTTGAGATTGTTCGTGAAAATGGTTCAGTTGAAAAAAGTTTTGACTTTAATGCCGACAAAGGATTAAATTTCTTTAGCTGGGATTTGATGTTGAATAAAGACGAAATGATAGAGCAGGGAAAGTATAAATTAAAAATTACCGGATCAGATTTTTCCGGTGAAAAAGAATTTAGTATTACTCAAGCT
- a CDS encoding DUF5916 domain-containing protein, protein MKIAVVIVFFLSVIFASAQEIKKKNYFSKRISDLNLTVDGYLDETEWQTANWENQFTQYEPSEGKPPHQQTEFAILYDENNVYVGIKALDKSPDSISMRLTRRDETDGDLAGVIFDTYHDKRTGFAFIVSAAGVKSDFIQSNDGDNEDNTWDPIWWVKTSKNDEGWKAEMRIPLTQLRFEEGEEQIWGLQVLRFIFRKEELSAWQPMKRDMSGFVSQFGTMRGISGIKPKNTLDVMPYVVARAERFEKEPENPFRESGKKNGLDIGLDAKLGLTNYLTLDLTINPDFGQVEADPSEVNLSTFETFFEEKRPFFIEGKNILSYRLNWGDGDQSAEGLFYSRRIGRKPQYYPELEDEEYAEVPDFTRIIGAAKITGKTKDGWSVGILESVTAEEDAKIKGIGDGKKQAVEPLSNFFVSRIQKDFNEGNTYIGGMVTAVNRTINDPHLEFLHKSAYTGGMDFVHKWNNKSWMIDAGFFFSKVNGTEAAITATQKSYIRNFQRPDADYIKLDTTRTSLSGYGGKFTVGKLGGNVKFAALFSWKSPGLELNDIGYAQQVDQILQAFWMGYRIYEPFLIFRQVSLNINQHTVYDFGGNLLAPGGNINGYLQFKNYWGTFFSTNISGNQLSNSALRGGPALKKPGYKNFYSGIFTNQQKRLSFELNTGFNASNVKGYRNISDYNISIGYRPTQTLLISLSPGLNNYKVDMQYVTQIDYNNDKRYIFAHIDRKTLSMSLRMNYNITPDLTIQYWGQPFIATGKYSEFKYITNSKADKVTDRYHLYASNEIDLNSDTYFIDDNKNGSTDYSFDKPDFNVKEFLSNLVVRWEYRPGSTVFLVWSQNRNDYVNNGTFNFSHDINGLFDVKANNIFLIKFSYRLGR, encoded by the coding sequence ATGAAAATTGCTGTTGTTATTGTATTTTTTTTATCTGTCATTTTTGCTTCAGCACAGGAAATTAAAAAAAAGAACTACTTCTCAAAACGAATTAGCGATTTAAATCTCACCGTTGATGGCTATTTGGATGAAACAGAATGGCAAACAGCCAATTGGGAAAATCAGTTTACACAGTACGAACCTTCTGAAGGAAAACCTCCTCACCAGCAAACCGAGTTTGCAATTTTATATGACGAAAACAACGTTTACGTAGGAATAAAGGCACTCGACAAAAGTCCGGACAGTATTTCGATGCGGTTAACCCGCCGGGATGAAACTGACGGTGACTTGGCCGGCGTAATATTTGACACATACCATGATAAAAGAACGGGATTTGCTTTTATTGTTTCTGCAGCCGGAGTAAAATCAGATTTTATTCAAAGCAACGACGGGGACAACGAAGACAACACCTGGGATCCGATCTGGTGGGTAAAAACATCAAAAAACGATGAAGGCTGGAAAGCTGAAATGCGTATTCCTCTGACACAATTGCGATTTGAAGAAGGCGAGGAACAAATCTGGGGCTTACAGGTATTGAGGTTTATTTTCAGGAAAGAGGAGTTATCAGCATGGCAACCAATGAAACGAGACATGTCTGGCTTTGTATCTCAATTTGGAACAATGAGGGGAATATCAGGCATTAAACCCAAAAATACACTGGATGTAATGCCTTATGTTGTAGCCCGTGCCGAACGTTTTGAAAAAGAACCGGAAAATCCATTCAGAGAAAGTGGAAAAAAAAACGGGCTGGATATCGGATTGGATGCAAAACTGGGATTGACAAACTATCTTACTCTCGATCTTACCATTAACCCCGATTTTGGACAGGTTGAAGCTGACCCGTCAGAGGTTAACCTTTCGACATTCGAGACATTTTTTGAAGAAAAACGTCCGTTTTTTATTGAAGGCAAAAACATTTTATCATACCGTTTAAACTGGGGAGATGGCGACCAGTCGGCTGAAGGTTTGTTTTATTCCCGGAGAATTGGTAGAAAACCACAATACTACCCCGAATTGGAAGACGAAGAATATGCTGAAGTTCCTGATTTTACCCGAATTATCGGAGCGGCAAAAATTACAGGAAAAACAAAAGACGGATGGTCGGTTGGCATTTTGGAGAGTGTAACTGCCGAAGAAGATGCTAAAATAAAAGGAATTGGCGACGGAAAAAAACAAGCGGTTGAACCACTGAGCAATTTTTTTGTAAGTCGTATTCAAAAAGATTTTAATGAAGGAAATACTTATATCGGTGGAATGGTTACTGCCGTTAACCGAACAATAAACGATCCACATCTCGAGTTTTTGCATAAAAGTGCTTATACGGGAGGTATGGATTTTGTTCATAAATGGAATAACAAAAGCTGGATGATTGACGCTGGCTTTTTCTTTAGCAAGGTAAACGGCACGGAAGCAGCAATCACTGCAACTCAAAAGTCATATATTCGCAACTTCCAGCGACCGGATGCGGATTATATAAAATTGGATACAACACGAACATCACTAAGTGGCTACGGAGGTAAATTTACAGTCGGCAAATTAGGCGGCAACGTAAAATTTGCAGCACTGTTCTCGTGGAAATCCCCGGGGCTGGAATTAAATGATATAGGCTACGCACAGCAGGTTGATCAAATTTTGCAGGCATTCTGGATGGGATATCGTATTTATGAACCGTTCTTAATTTTTCGTCAGGTGAGTCTGAACATTAACCAACACACCGTTTATGATTTTGGCGGAAATCTGCTTGCACCAGGGGGTAATATTAACGGATACCTGCAGTTCAAAAATTATTGGGGAACATTTTTTAGCACAAATATAAGTGGAAACCAACTCTCCAATTCGGCACTTCGCGGAGGCCCGGCTTTGAAAAAACCTGGTTATAAAAATTTCTATTCAGGTATTTTTACCAACCAGCAGAAAAGACTCAGCTTTGAACTTAATACAGGTTTTAATGCCAGCAATGTAAAAGGATATCGGAATATCAGCGATTACAACATTTCAATCGGATACAGACCAACACAAACACTTTTAATTAGCTTGTCGCCCGGACTAAACAATTACAAAGTTGACATGCAATATGTAACACAAATAGATTACAATAACGACAAACGATATATTTTTGCCCATATCGACCGAAAAACATTAAGTATGTCTCTTCGAATGAATTACAACATTACTCCCGACTTAACCATTCAGTACTGGGGACAACCTTTTATTGCAACAGGGAAATACAGTGAGTTTAAATATATTACCAACAGTAAAGCAGATAAAGTAACAGACCGCTATCACCTTTATGCGTCAAACGAAATAGATCTTAATAGTGACACCTATTTTATTGATGACAATAAAAATGGCAGCACAGACTACAGTTTTGATAAACCAGATTTTAATGTGAAAGAATTTCTTTCAAATTTGGTTGTACGTTGGGAGTACCGCCCTGGTTCTACTGTATTTTTAGTATGGTCTCAAAATAGAAATGATTATGTTAACAACGGAACTTTTAACTTTTCACACGACATAAACGGACTTTTTGATGTAAAAGCAAACAATATATTTTTAATAAAATTTTCCTACCGACTCGGTCGGTAA
- a CDS encoding DUF6962 family protein, with translation MDEINSIVLRGIRIDEPIVTITDLLVSVLCFIYAYKIHKSGKKEKTFLYFKIYFFVMGIATMLGGLIGHAFLYAFNFYWKLPGWITSMISIMFVERAAIEHTRIWLKDSLVKIFGIINIIEFLTFLTLTVVTLNFFYVEFHSGYGLMFVVLSLEGFLFLKTKNIATKYLLAGVAFAALAAIFFMNKISPHQWFNYLSVSHVLMAVAATFFYQGAKRIDMSSAKNS, from the coding sequence ATGGATGAAATAAATTCGATCGTTTTAAGAGGAATAAGAATAGATGAACCAATAGTTACCATTACCGATTTGCTGGTTTCTGTGCTGTGTTTTATATACGCCTATAAAATTCACAAAAGCGGAAAGAAGGAAAAAACTTTTCTGTATTTCAAGATATACTTCTTTGTAATGGGAATTGCTACCATGCTGGGAGGATTAATTGGTCACGCATTTTTATATGCTTTTAATTTTTATTGGAAATTACCGGGATGGATTACCAGTATGATTTCAATTATGTTTGTTGAACGTGCAGCCATTGAGCATACCCGGATATGGTTGAAAGATTCTCTCGTAAAGATTTTTGGAATTATTAATATTATAGAATTCCTGACATTTTTAACACTTACTGTTGTCACTCTAAATTTCTTTTATGTTGAATTTCATTCAGGTTACGGGTTAATGTTTGTTGTCCTTTCATTGGAAGGGTTCCTTTTTCTGAAAACCAAAAATATCGCAACTAAATATCTACTGGCTGGTGTAGCATTTGCGGCTTTGGCTGCAATTTTCTTTATGAACAAAATATCACCCCACCAATGGTTTAATTACCTGTCGGTTAGCCATGTTTTAATGGCTGTTGCCGCAACTTTTTTTTATCAGGGAGCCAAACGAATTGACATGTCGTCAGCAAAAAATAGCTAA
- a CDS encoding S8 family peptidase: protein MRKILFAVVAAVAVVFSSCEKTEDLQIMDPNTDPVGFTEEIIPGQYIVYFENQGLKSAYKTKVLADRAVLSRAESIFENAQVELPAPQLVFSAAVEGVVVNVSENEISKIVNAPGIEGVWPDKMVTLKKPGTLPSDPPAESIPYGIERVGGGVSYTGGHKAWIIDTGIDLDHDDLNVDAASGITYVPRTSSPDDDNGHGTHCAGIVGAIDNEVGVIGVAAGATVVPVKVLDRRGSGAYSTIIAGVDYVKANASAGDAANMSLGGGVYEPVDIAVASLGASGVFVSLAAGNESDDADNHSPARAEGTNLYTISAMDDNDYWAYFSNFGEHVDYCAPGVSILSTYKGGAYATMSGTSMAAPHVCGLLLATNGNIYTDGYVNGDPDGDADPIAHK, encoded by the coding sequence ATGAGAAAAATTTTATTCGCAGTTGTTGCAGCAGTTGCTGTTGTTTTTTCGTCGTGTGAGAAGACTGAAGATCTTCAAATTATGGATCCAAACACAGACCCTGTAGGATTTACAGAAGAAATTATTCCGGGGCAGTATATTGTTTATTTTGAAAATCAAGGATTAAAATCTGCTTATAAAACTAAGGTTTTGGCTGACAGAGCTGTTTTAAGCAGAGCGGAATCGATTTTTGAAAACGCACAAGTTGAACTGCCGGCACCTCAATTGGTTTTTAGTGCGGCAGTTGAAGGCGTAGTTGTAAATGTCAGCGAAAATGAAATTAGTAAAATTGTAAATGCCCCCGGAATTGAAGGCGTTTGGCCCGATAAAATGGTTACTTTAAAAAAACCGGGAACATTGCCTTCCGACCCGCCTGCTGAGTCAATTCCCTATGGAATAGAAAGAGTGGGAGGTGGTGTATCATACACCGGCGGTCATAAAGCGTGGATAATTGATACAGGAATAGATTTGGATCATGATGATCTTAACGTTGACGCAGCCTCAGGAATAACTTACGTACCAAGAACTTCTTCTCCTGATGATGATAACGGACACGGTACACATTGTGCCGGAATTGTTGGTGCAATTGATAACGAAGTTGGCGTTATCGGCGTTGCAGCAGGGGCTACAGTTGTACCGGTTAAAGTTTTGGACAGAAGAGGTTCTGGTGCTTATTCAACAATTATTGCCGGTGTTGATTATGTTAAAGCAAATGCTTCAGCAGGAGATGCAGCAAATATGAGTCTGGGGGGTGGAGTATACGAACCAGTTGATATCGCGGTGGCTTCGCTTGGAGCTTCAGGCGTTTTTGTTTCACTGGCAGCCGGAAATGAAAGCGATGATGCTGATAATCATTCGCCGGCGAGAGCAGAAGGAACTAACCTGTATACAATATCTGCAATGGACGATAATGATTATTGGGCATATTTTTCTAATTTCGGGGAGCATGTTGACTATTGTGCGCCAGGTGTTTCAATTCTTTCAACATATAAAGGGGGCGCTTATGCAACGATGAGTGGAACTTCAATGGCTGCACCGCATGTTTGCGGATTATTACTTGCCACAAATGGAAATATATATACAGACGGTTATGTAAATGGAGACCCGGACGGAGACGCAGATCCTATTGCTCACAAATAA